Genomic segment of Salvia splendens isolate huo1 chromosome 12, SspV2, whole genome shotgun sequence:
CAAGAGCATGGTATGACTCTCTACCGGGCTACAACATAGCAATATTCCAAGAGTTGAAGACTTTGTTCCTCTTGGAATACAACTCTccaatgaagattgagaagttgagagaggagatcactTCATTCCGACAGAAGTATGATGAGTCTTTTGCGGAAGCATGGAAGAGATTCACGGAGATGATAAGGAAATGCCCAAGTCATGGactagctccggggcatgaccttttAAAATTCTACAAAGGTCTCAACAATGAGGGCACGGGACTAGTCACTGCAGGCTCAAACGGGAACTTGGATGATTTGACGCATGATGAGGTGAGAGCCTTGTTCCAAAGGTTGGCCAACAATCAAAGGAATTGGCATAATCCAAGAAGAGCGGCTGAGAAGGTAGGAGATACATTTGGTGCTACCAAAGACGCGGAAAGAGTGACAGCCATTGAGGCTCAATTGGCGGACATTAGTACCCAGATGTCTTCAATGACGAAAGCAGTGAAATCTCTTCAACTAACTCCTCAACCTCAAGCAGTGACCGTTATGAAGTGTGGGTTGTGCCAAGGTGGGCATCATACTGATCAATGCCCAAGTCTTCAAGGACCACGCGTCGAGGATGTGAACTATATTGGCAACAATCGCCAAGGGTTCAATCAAGGCAACCAATACAACAATCAGCAAAATTGGAGGCCTCAACAAACGGGATGGAATCAAGCTGGTCCTAGCAACAACTCGGGTAATCAATGGAGGAACAACACTCAACCCccgggttatgagaagaagccatcGGTCGAGGATCAATTGGGACAGATTCTCTCTTTCATGACTAAGAGTCAAGGAGAATGAAAACTTCAAAGAGAAGACGGTGGAAAAGTTTGGTCAGATGGAGGCGACAATGAGGAATCTTGAGACGCAGATCGGGCAGCTAGCTACATCATCACATACAAGGATTCCTAACACCATCCCAAGTAATACTGTGCCCAACCCGAGAGGCAATGAACAGTGTAAGACGGTGGTCTTGAGAAGTGGTCGTGAGTTGGATTCGACACCATCAATGGACGGCCAAGGCACTTCCGGCATctcacacgcaggggcggatgagatgttaggcttgcattcctcgcacgcaggggcggacgaggcatgtaagggaagtcccgcgttggtacagggtgcccaacatggtcaagaaTAGACTGTATCCGGCAGCAAGGAAAATGGTGTAGAATCCGAGATAAGCGACAGGTTTTCAGCAGAAAAGAAGGAAAAGCAGAAAGTAGAGATGGAATCAAAGGGACAGATGATGACAAGTCCGGCATTAGACCCAAAAAGCAAGTTCAACTTCCCCGATCACATTCCTCCTCCACCATATCCaccgaagaggaagaagagagctcCTAAGGAGAAAAGCTTCGAGTGGATGATGAACGTGATTCGAAAAGTGAATGTGGATGTATCGTTGGTAGACCTCTTCACTAATTTTCCCAAGTTCTCCAAGTTTTTCAAGGACATGATGGCAAATAAGGAGAAATTGCAAGATGAGGGGATAGTAgctttgagcatgaattgctcaCAACTGATTTCAGGAATGATGCCAATGAAGAAGAGGGATCCGGGAAGTTGCGTGATTCCTTGTGAGATAGGCAATACAATTTTCACCAAATGTCTGTTGGATCAAGGATCGGGGATCTCGCTGATGGCGTTGAAAACGGCGCGTGCCATTGGACTGGAGAACATAATGGAGCCCATCGACATTGCTCTACAATTGGCTGATCACTCCATTGTGAAGCCCTTGGGGATAGTAGAGGATGTCTTGGTCAAGGTGGACAAGTTCGTCATCCCCGTTGATTTCATAGTATTGGATATGCCCGAAGACAAAGAAGTGCCAATTCTGTTTGGCAGACCGTTTCTCGCCACGGGGGACGTGTTGCTAGGAGCTAAGGACAACTCTGGCACGTTtagaattaatggtgagcaaGTTACCATTAATGTGGAGAAAGCGATGAAGCATCCTAGTGATGCAAAAGCGTGCTTTAGAGTTGATGTCCTCGACAAGTGCATTTTTGACAAGATGCGTTGCTCGGCAAGTATAGAAGGAAGCGTATATGATAAGGGGAGCTTGGAAAGAGACTTTGGTTCGACTTTTAAAGTAGACTTTGATTTTGATGAAAGTGAAGATTATCAAGTTGAACAACCAAGTGTCGAGAATGAAAGTGTGGTGGATACTTTTGTGGCGGATGTGAAGCCTTTAATTGAAGTACCACCAAAGctagaattgaagccactcccgacAAATCTGAAATACGCATTCCTTGGTGAGGATGAATCTTTACCGGTTGTGACATCGGCGATGTTGAATGATGAAGAGGAATCGAAGTTGATAGAGCTACTGAAGTCACACAAGAAAGCTCTAGGATGGTCTATTGCCGACATCAAAGGGATTAGCCCCGCTATATGCATGCATAAAATTTTGATGGAAGAGGGAGCTAAACCGGTAAGAGAAAGACAAAGAAGGTTGAACCCATTTATGCAAGAAGTGGTGGAAAAGGAGGTGAAGAAACTATTGAAATATGGGATGATCTATCCCATttccgatagtgagtgggttagcCCGGTGCAATGTGTACCGAAGAAAGGGGGAATAACCGTGACCGTGAATGAAAAGAATGAAATTTTGGCAACTCGATTGGTGAActcatggagagtttgcatGGATTATAGGAAATTGAACACGGCGACGAGAAAAGATCACTTTCCGTTGCCATTTCTAGATCAGTTGCTCGATAGGATTGCGGGTTATTCCCATTATTGCTTCTTAGACGGATACTCGGGGTACAATCAGATTGCAATTGCCCCGGAAGATCAAGATAAGACGACATTCACATGTCCGATTGGTACGTATGCCTTCCGccggatgccttttggtttgtgTAATGCACCGGCGACatttcaacgttgcatgatggcaATATTTTCTGACATGAATGAAGACATAATGGAGatctttatggatgacttctcCGTCTTTGGATCATCATTTGACCTCTGCTTGGAAAATTTGAGACGGGTTTTACAAAGATGTGAGGAGTCAAATCTCGTGCTCAATTGGGAAAAGTGTCAATTCATGGTCAAGGAGGGCATAGTGTTGGAACACAAGGTGTCAGAGTTGGGGTTGGAGATGGATAAGGCgaagattgatgtgatctcgAAGTTACCTCCCCCAACGAATATGAAGGGCATCCGTAGTTTCCTTGGACATGCGGGATTCTACCGACGATTTATAAAAGATTTTTCGAAGATTGCAAAGCCACTTTGCAACTTACTCGAGAAGGATGccaagttcgtctttgatgagaaatgccttgaggcatttgaattgatgtgtgatgcttcggactatgctgtgggggccgTTCTAGGCCAAAGGAGAGATAAGGTCCTACATGTCGTCTACTATGCTAGCAAAGTACTCAATGAAGCTCAACTGAATTACACCacgacggagaaggaaatgttagcaGTAGTGTACGCCTTTGAGAAGTTTCGTGCATACTTACTGGGCACGAAGGTGGTAGTTTCACGGACCATTCAGCTATCAAGTATTTGATGAACAAGAAAGATGCAAAGCCTCGGTTGGTGAGGTGGATCCTCCTACTACAAGAGTTTGACGTGGAGATtaaagacaaaaaggggaccgaGAACTTGGTAGCTGATCATCTCTCGAGACTAGAAGGATTGGAAGAGACGGAAGATGAAAGAAAGAGAAGGATCAATGAGAAATTTCCCGACAAGCAAGTGTTGCAAGTGGAAGCTCGGGAAACATATGTGCCGTGGTTTGCTAATCTGGCAAACTACCTTGTCACGGGCATTATACCAGAAGGGTTGTCATCTAACCAAAAGAAGAAGTTTTTGAGTGACACCCGCGCATATGTTTGGGAAGATCTGTTTCTCTTCCGTATTTGTAGTGATGGAGTGATTCGAAGGTGTGTGGGAGAGCATGAGCACCTTCAGATTTTGTCTGCATGCCATGATTCGTTGTATGGCGCCCACTTTAGAGCACGTCGAACCGCATTTAAGGTGCTTCAGTCAGGATTCTATTGGCCATCGATCTTCAAGGATGCAAAAGCCTATGTAGAGAGATGTGACAGTTGCCAAAGAACCGGCAATATCTCGTGGAGAAATGAAATGCCGATGAATAATATTCACGAGGTAGAacttttcgatgtttggggaatagacttcatgggaccGTTTCCCAAGTCTAATGGGCAGCAATACATTCTCGTTGCTGTTGACTATGTTTCTaagtgggtagaggcagtggccTCGGCGACCAATGATGCCAAAGTGGTGTTGAAGTTTATCAAGAATCACATCTTTAACCGCTTTGGGACACCACGAGCCATTATCAGTGATGGAGGAACTCATTTTTGCAATAAGTTATTTGAGAACCTCCTAGGTAAGTATGGTGTCCAACATAAGGTTGCTACCCCTTATCATCCCCAAACGAGTGGTCAAGTTGAAGTCTCCAATCGTGAGATAAAGCGGGTGCTTGAGAAAGTTGTAAGGCCGTCTCGGaaggattgggctcaaaagttagatgatgctttgtgggcatatcgaacagcGTATAAGACCCCGATTGGAACTTCACCATACAAGTTGGTTTTTGGAAAGGCTTGCCATTTGCCGGTAGAGCTTGAGCATAAAGCTTTTTGGGCTTTGCAAAAgcttaatttggattatgatgctgcaGCCGAGAAGAGAATGTGTGATATGAATGAAATGGACGAGTTTAGGCTTCATCCATACGAGAGTGTTGATCTCTACAAAGAGCGTGTTAAGAGGGTACATGATGCAGCCATTAAGCCTCGTCAATTCCATGAGGGACAACGGGTCCTTTTGTACAACTCTCGGCTTAAACTGTTTCCTGGCAAGCTCAAGTCAAGATGGTGGGGGCCTTATGTGGTGCACAAGGTATACCCCTATGGTGCTGTGGATGTTCAGGATGAGAAGAACGGGAGCATTTAGAAGGTGAATGGC
This window contains:
- the LOC121757808 gene encoding uncharacterized protein LOC121757808, coding for MHTRSQGTPPFGLLCYQRRRRVRDSEFEIFPDYPSPIRSNSLFGLSAERDQESDTESMAENNEIPPPVGRFGDTLRSGIEYPGEFAYANDNVNIPPHYISLVNGGNLFHGRDEEDPVSHLNAFYELTNSHRPPNVEHHRIKRALFPFSLREKARAWYDSLPGYNIAIFQELKTLFLLEYNSPMKIEKLREEITSFRQKYDESFAEAWKRFTEMIRKCPSHGLAPGHDLLKFYKGLNNEGTGLVTAGSNGNLDDLTHDEVRALFQRLANNQRNWHNPRRAAEKVGDTFGATKDAERVTAIEAQLADISTQMSSMTKAVKSLQLTPQPQAVTVMKCGLCQGGHHTDQCPSLQGPRVEDVNYIGNNRQGFNQGNQYNNQQNWRPQQTGWNQAGPSNNSGNQWRNNTQPPGYEKKPSVEDQLGQILSFMTKSQGE